TAACTTATCTCAGTGTTCAGGAGACTTTCCTGTGCAGACATTAGATGATGTGGGAAGCCCAATTTATCGTCGTTCACAAAAGGTTAGAGAGAAGAGATCTTCCAGCAACACAGATATTCAAGGTAGTTCTTCTGTATTTCATCTGAAGCTCGGtctctaaataaataaaaattaaaatgttttttaaagtatgcTTGATATGTCAGTCAGAAATGTAGGACTGAAGGGTTAAAAATGTATTATAGAGTTTGAAGCCTATAAAATGGTATGTACTCGAGCATAAGAAGGACAAATGGAAAACTGTCTGTATGCATACCTAGATTCTTTGACAAGAAAGGTGAGGTGCAATTCAAACAGCAAGTACTGTCAAACTCAGTGGACTAAACTATTTCAATTAGCTTTAACAATTGAAAATCCATTGGTTTTCTAAATGCTGTGTTGATTTCAGGTCTTCTGTAAAAGCACAAATATCGAGTTTCTGAAATTAGTTTTCTTACATCCTGAAGCTTTTAAAGGAATATATGCTGTGGGCGTTTTTTCACTACACTGCATGCTCATGTAACTTTTGCaatattttcctattttgaATATAATCAAtagtctttaaataaaaaaaagtaatttttgtccTTGACATTTGGAATTAGcggattttcttttcaaaagcagtGCGAGGGCCACCACCGTTCAGATCATGGTCAGTTGGCAACCAGAGTGGAGGAATGTGCAGTGATTCTGAAAGTGCAGGGGGAAGCAGTGAGTCACGATCCATGGATTCTCCATCTGCCAGCCCAGGTACAGCTCCATTCACTGCTGTACTAATCAGAAGTCTTTTCTTTGCACTGCTTTACATTAACAAAGATACTGTTGTTAGATAAGCAAGTATTGAACAGAGCATATGGTGAAAATGAACAGTCAGGTCAAAGTCATAATTACAACTTCCTGAAAATTTTTCTTATCTGCCAGGGGATTTTAAAAGACGACTTCCCCGAACACCTTCCACTGGTACTATGTCATCTGCTGATGATCTCGATGAAAGAGAGCCACCATCTCCTTCAGACTGTGGTAATGTTGTTTCCATACCTGAAGACCCCAGATGATGCTTTTTGTTGCAGAAtgtggcttttctttttaatgtgctTAAGAAAAGTACTGTAACAAGGCTGTGATTACCAGCAGCATTGTTTTTCAATACAGTGTGCATCCCCTTGAGGTTGAGAGCTGAGGAATAATGTTCAGGTCATTTTAATGAAGTGGTGCAGAATTGTCTTTATACATTTAGATTAACTATATGGGCAGCTGCTTAACATTTCTAGTGTCTTCACCCTTTTGAGGTAAAACAAATGATCTGCTAACCATTCCCTCAAgacttttgcatttaaatttagCTGCATAGCACTGATTTATGTAAGGTAACTTCtaaactttgaaataaaatgcacaGATACATAGAGTTGGTAAttggaaaactggaaaaacatAGTTCCAAGTGTTTAGGGTAATAGCTGAGATCCTACCCTTTTCAACTAAGATAAGCAAGTTCAGTAATGTCTGTCCCAGATTTGACCAGGCCATTtctaattttcaaattaattttgacTGTATAAAGACAATGTTGCCACAGGCATTGAAACCTGAATAACTAGATTATCAGAAATAGTTCTATGGGAATAGTTCTACAGTACTCACAAACTaactttgaaatatttgtgGCACTTGCTGAGTAAAGCCCCTAAGAAATTACTCAATTAGtccttttttcttaaatgtatACTTTGCCTTCTAGGAATGAATCTGTGGTTAACAATATTAGTTTAGATCAAGATTCAAAGCATGGCAATATGTTAATGGATGTAAACTTTCACTTGGAGTGGTATTGTTTAATCAATGCTTGAGCTTTTAAGAAGCTTTTTGGACAATTAACTGTATGTGCTAATTTTAAGTTATCTgcaaaacaaagtattttggTTCCCAGAGTTGTTGGTAGCATTTTAAGTAAACTGCTTGAAAAGAACTGGACACAAAAAGGGCCAGTTGCTATTCTTTTTAGCTGTAGAATCCTCTAGAAAATAGTTTGATGTTGTTATAGGAAACTGagaatcagtatttttttcatttaatttttttaatttcatatgcATTCTGCCATGAGTGTATGTTAATTCTTCCCTGCTGCAAagtattctttttttaagtatttcagaAACACTACAGGCCAAAGCATATTGTCATCTTTCATCCTCTCATACAGGACTTTGAAATAcataaaatgaaacttttatGAATCGTTGCCTGAACTGCAGGGCAGCTGGAATTAAATGTCCTAATATTTTCACATGTCATTGATACTGGAGAAAACTGGAAtacttaaaaatgcaaaaattatcATTTGATTACACTTTTATGTAAGATTCTTTGATAGTTAATAAGTGTATTATGTAAACTGTAACGTAGTTTTGCTTTCTTGTGGTTGAAGTGTTTGTAATTACTTTGATAGTTGCTATTACTTACAGAATTCTGTGTTCTGCACCACAGttctgaaaaatcagaataaatacTGTCCCAATAGTAGATATTAGAAAGACTATAACAGAGAAATTCTCTCCAGGTTTAAATGATCTGACATCTGAAACTGCAAATTCTCCAGGACCTTTTAGAAATGCTAATATgtcaaaagcagcacaaacacacaaactaCGGAAGCTGAGAGCTCCATCTAAATGCAGAGAGTGTGACAGCTTAGTGGTATTTCATGGAGCTGAATGTGAGGAGGTAAgtttaaaattagtttacaTTTCTGCTTGGGATTTACGTAAAGTTGAGAGTTTTGGAAACTTGAATTATGTTCCTGTATAAACACTGTCGAGTTTGTGGCTCATATAATCACTGTGAACTCAAAGCAGAGGCACAACATACTAATAAATCTTGCCTTTTGCTCACATATGGGGTGACAAACATCAGAGATGTTTCTTATGGTGTCAATTTATATCAAACgatgtgcttttttttatcTCTCCTGTAGTGTTCACTTGCATGCCATAAAAAATGTTTAGAGACTTTAGCTATTCAATGTGGGCACAAAAAACTTCATGGAAGGCTTCACTTGTTTGGAGTGGAATTTGCCCAAGCTGCTAAAAATGTTCCCGATGGCGTTCCTTTCATCATCAAAAAGTGTACGTCAGAAATTGAAAGCAGAGCGCTGAATGTCAAGGTATACTCAAGTTTGTTCATGCTTAAGTTTTATAGacaatctttaaaaaaaccaattcTCTTATGGTGTTAATGCTGTACTGTCAATATCTCTGTTCAACACTGtcctttcaaaatgaaatagaGTTGTGCTGGTCTTTTAATTTCAGGGCATCTATCGTGTGAATGGAGCCAAATTAAGAGTTGAAAAGCTTTGTCAagcttttgaaaatggaaaggaTTTGGTCGAGCTCTCTGAACTCTATGCACATGATATCAGCAATGTTCTCAAGCTGTATCTCCGCCAGGTATGGAATTGCGAGGTCAGATGGAAAACTGAAGTACTGTAGTATATTTCTTCAGtacaataggaaaaaaaaatccttttcagtAGTCCCACAGCAGAAGGTTAAATGAGTGCCTTGTATATTTGCAGAAGGCTTCTTTATTTGCACATGGAGCCTGTGACAAGggcagggaaagctgctggTATTACAATATGTATTCCATGTGGGTGTTATGGCTCCTTAAATATTAGTACCATACACAGAATAACCTTTTGTTTGTCTACTCGTAGTGAAGCTTTAATTTCTAAATCCTTTCTGATTAGTGAATTTGCTTGTCTTAGGTGAAACTTAAAAGATTCCCACGTTCTTGTGTTCTCATGCAGACAGTTGCTGATATATTGCTGTTAATATCCATTATCAAAAATGTCATGAAACACTCATAATGGTTATGATGTGTTCATTATGGAGGGTCTGTCTTTCAAAATGGAGCTTTAAAGCTTCATGATTGAATTTTCCAAGCCAGTTTCaatatttatctgaaaaaaTTAGGCTGGAATGTTGCCAAGTGAAATTACTGTGTCACTGAAAACTTGTTAGCCCTGAAAGAAATAATCCTTAGCTGCATAATCCTGTCCTTTTCCTTACACTGGCTGTCAGCGATGAGCATTCCAATCCTATGATCATTGCCATTAAGTGATTTTGAAAAATTACTAAGATGTACCCTGCCTACATATTTAAGTAAGAAGGTAACATACTACATACATAATACTAGGGTACTGTGCTGTATTTTGAATAGGGCttacaattaaaaagaaaaatatcaaataaaatgttttcttctggtCTTATTACTTCCTTTGTAGCTGTTCTGTTGGTGTGGCTTTTAGGTAAACCTGCTTGTTTTAAATACAGGAGCAGTGCTAGAAACATGCGGTTTCAGAATACTGAGTTAAACCCTGTTTGATTATTAAAACCAATCATATACTATTGATATACTGTCAAAGACTGGAAGAATAAATAACTGCTCTATTACCATGCTATTTGAGCATATGCAGTGTAACCTCCTCCCTCATAGCAATCAGTTTCttgaaatcttatttttttctttaaatcttatTTCAATAAAGTACTGATAAGTGCTCGGTCCTGAAGTTATTGTGGGAAAGGGCTAGCAAGAGATTTATGGAGAACAGTGTAGGAAGGAGTGTTTTTGTTACCTGGGATTGGGTTTGAAAAAGTTGGCCTTTGAGCTAACGAACAAGGATATTAAACCAAGTCATTGTCAAAGAAAAGAAGCTAGATGAGACAAAGCTGAAGAAAATCAGGAAGGAAACTAAgttaaaattcagttttgagtgtgtttctgaaatgttcttATTTCTTCAGCTTCCTGAGCCCTTGATTTTGTTTCGGCTTTATAATGAGTTCATTGGACTTGGAAAAGAAAGCCAGCACATTAATGAGGAGTTCGATGCTAAAGGTAGTCCCAAATCAAAGAAAAGGCAGTCAATCTGTATTGAACTGAATAGGATCATCATTAAAATTAAAGATCTTCTGAAACAACTGCCTGTACCAAACTATAACACTCTTCAGTACCTTATTGGACACCTTCACAGGTGAGAAAAGACTTTAAATGCAAACTGATTGTGAAAAATGAACTGCTACATGCTGCATACTAGGAATCTCTTGTACCTTTTTAATGACTTAGAGGAAGTCATGTATATCTTAGGAGGCGTTGTTCccttgctgtttcttttttccatgtCATGAATTCTCAAGTGAGAGAAGAAtatgaaagggaaataaagCAGGGAAAGCGCTGAGCTCCATTATTCTTGATTCACTGTTAGCATTGTGTCACATGCAGGGACCGAGGTGTGATTTAAACTGTGATGTGACCCAGGCGGGGCAGCAATTTGGTGGCTGTTACAGAAAATTGAACTTGTATCATGTCTCTTAAATGACTATTCTCCAGTTACATTTCACTTCCTTGTCCTCCAAATGCTGGTTTGTATGATGGTGTACCAAGCTGATGACTACCAGTAGAAGTGGGCCACAGCTATATTATTACTGAGAGTGAGAGATGCTCTTTTTCCCAACAACAAAAATGCCAAATAGCCACagataatattaataaataggACATAAAATGACCCCGTGTGGAAAGTCCAAGCTGCTCTTAAATGCAGTCTGCACTGAAGATTCAGCCTGCCTACCAAACCCACTTCCAGTTTCTCATTGCATTTTATCTTCTTTAGacataatattttaatatctaaaatatttctaaagtaATAAAACCCTCTAACTCCtggaggtttgttttgttttttcttttcccccttcttatGCAGAGTTACAGAACAGgctgatgaaaataaaatgtcagcCAGCAACCTTGGCATAATATTTGGCCCAACTCTGATCAGACCACGTCAAACTGATGCTACAGCTTCGCTGTCATCACTTGTGGACTACCCTTATCAGGCCCGAGTAGTGGAGCTGCTCATAACATACTATGAAAAGATATTTGATGTTTCATTGAAGCCACTTCTGAGCACATCTCAGTCTGAAGAAACAGCTGTTACAGTCAGAGTTGCTTTATCAGCAGATGAGAAGGAgccacagcagcagaggaaatcATTTGTTGCTGTAAAGGAAGTGAGTGACTATTCTTGTGCTGCCACAATGCTACCTGTGCCATCTTAACTTCTGtgttaaatgctgcagcatTCCAAGGCACATTTCTAATAaatctttgtgggtttttttgttaaggAGTGCCTTTTCTCTCAAGTTTTCATTTACTTTTGCTCTGACTTCTGTTAGCAGGGTATTCTGATAGCTCCGAGTGAAAGCAGAGCTTCAGAAACAGCTGCACTGTTTTTGGAATCGAACAACAGCAAGAATACAAAGGAACACACAGATCCATGTGTAACTGGTTAGTATGCTGTTGACTCTGGGGAGTGAGTGAATAAGGAGTCCTCGATGCATTAGGTTATAGTGCATGCAGCTCTTCAATTTAGACAGAAGCAAGTGATAAAACCTGCTTATCACTGCTTGATatgctgtttccttttgtaAGAAGAACAGAGAATTAAATCTTTCCCAAGGCTTTCAAGAAACCTGTGTTTATGGAATTGGAGCTTAAAGTATTTGGTTAGAGAATACAACAGTGTGttggtttctgctttttttaaaaaatcaaacagaacaAAGCCATAATTCCGCTGTGACTGTAGATTTTTGAAATCCACTATGATGCTGCAAACTAATACCCAGCAATTAATGTGTTTTGaccattccccccccccccccgaatgTGTATCATTGCCACTCACAGGAACTAAACCAGAAGGGTTTGGGAAGAGTAATTCTCTGACAGAATCATCAGCTAAGAGCATTTTGGATATCAATATTTCTGCTCCAAAAAAAGCCAGGTTTGCTAACCTAACTAACTCtacattttttctatttatctGCCTGTGCTACTACAGTGGTTTGTTTTAATGTAGGTATGATTTCATCTATTTTATTTAGGAGTAGCTGTCCCTAATCCCTTTTAATTATACTGATTTTCAGCTGATGCTACCAGTTCAGTCATGTCCTGTACGTTTACAGTGCAACATCCTGAAACATACTAAAGCTGAAAATATTCAGGGATGGGAGAGCACCAGCCAAAAAAATATAGTGTCTCTTTGGCTGTTTCTTCTTGGTGTCTTCCTTCGTTACAGCTGTACAGTATGTGTTTTACTGCTGTTGAAAAGTTAACATTTGGTTAGAGTAGGATGCTCCTAGTATGTATATAGGCTATCCCTAAAAATTATTATCCCATTAAAATACTAACTGCGAAGGGATCATTAATAAAGTCTTGCTGACTTCTCTTTATATTTGGTGCAAAGATCCAGTCACGTCTATTTGTGTGTTTCTAGGTGATGCTGTGAGTCCAACTTCAGAGAAAGACAATGATCCATTAAATTCTCTAGGTGAAGACAGCTGTAAAATTAACTTACTTTCTGCAAAACCTAACCGTCAGATCACCAAAGTTCCATTGCGGGTTCCAAGGACAAAAGCAGCTTCTCGCCCTGTGAGCCTGCCTGTGGACCGAATACTTCCTCCGTGTGTTTTGAATGAAAGAAATTCACGAAATAAAGGAGCAGTAAGTTCAGAgaagctgggctggagcccTACTATTGAAGAGGTTTCAGAGGTGAAGGCACTCCCTGCTGGTAATACCTGCTGTAGATTTCCTTGTTATGACACCCAGATGCTGCGAAAAAATTGGGACAAGCAATATAAACAGTACGATATCACAGCAAGGACAGCAATGATTGTGACTAATGTGCCGCAGGAGAACCGAGCACTTGAGAGTGGAACTGCAGGTGCTTTATCTTCATCATGCAGCGTTGGTAACAATTCAGCTAATGCCATTCTTCCTAGTAAGCCATATTCTGCTGTTGGGTCAGGAAGGACAGCAACAGAAGAGAACGGTCCTGATGTTAATCCTCTTGCTGCCTTTAGGGCACCACGAACATTGCAACCCCCCCCAGGGACATTTTATAAACCACCCTCTaacaaatcaaaagaaaatggagATGGTTCTTCTGCTAAAGCTTGTGCACCAACCAGTGCTAGCTCTGTGCTTCACCAGGACAATACCGTGAAACTGGCTAGGAGCTCTGCACTTCCATCAGGTGATCCTGAACAGAACACAAATGAACAGAAACCTAGCTCAGAGGATAGTCACCCCACAGATCTGAAGCCTGCTTACCAGAGACTGAGACCAAAAAGGATCCAAGAACTGGAACACAGGGAAGCTCATTTTGTATAGGGTGCAAATTCCTCTTGGACTGTATGCAATTTGTTGATGTTGCCAGTGGAGGCTTCCCTTTGCCCCTTTATCCTTTGCCTTCCCTTGAGAATCCCACTTTTGTGCCATACTGgagttatttttatatatgcagcattttaaaattggggggagggctggggaacTGTGAATGAAATAAGTCAAACTTTTTGTAGTTCAGTAGCTTTCAATAAAGATGTATTACATTCCCAGTCTAGATACAGTTAAAGGTTTCATTGAATAAGACATTGAGCTTCATTTCATTGTGTGGAATGGAGTGCTTATTCATAGagaaacagatatttttcttaatagatGTTATAATAAAAATGGAAGATTTAATGTTCACTGTCTAAGCATAAACCAAAGCTTGTGCTTTGCTCTGTAAAAgcatttgttcatttttctaATATGTGCAATTAAAGCTTTGCTCATGAACAGGCTTACATACTGGCCAGCATGGCCACAATTATGTATCATATGTGTATATGTTAGGCAGACATGGTTATCTGTTGCCAGTTTTCTATGTTGTcactttaatatttcttttttgtacAGCAAGGATGCACTTACTGAGTTTTACTATTCAGAAGCAGCAATCAATTCACATCTGGTTTCTTGTATAGCTTAGCAAGTGGGGCAAATGTGCAGAGCCTGTTTTGTTTGGATGCCCTTCTGGAGAGACTATCATTGCAGTGGTGCTGTCTTTCCCAGGTGAGTGAAAAGGCAGTGATTTGCTTGCTATGGATCAGTTTTACCACCTAACATGGTGTAACTGAAATGAAGAGCATTGTTTCCAAGTTTCAGTGAAAGAGCTGAAAATAACCAAAAATCTGCATTAGTAGGTGCATCTAATGGTTTTCACTTTGTATTAAACGGTTCTTATGTGTACACTGTGttatatttgctttaaaatatattaacgTGTTAACATTTCAGTGACTCTATGGCTTCTATATCTGGATTTCTTCTAACTTattaaaatacagacatttGGCCTTTGCAATAGTACAGTACTCTGCTGCCTCTGTCTTCTGGGGATGGGGAGTGGCACACTTTTCTTAATGGGATTACAATTAGCATGACCCTTTCTCACATACTATAGAGTTACTTTGGCATGGTACTTTCTACTGATGTAAGAatgaaaagggcaggaaaagcaaagaatCACTTTTCTGTTCTTACAGTGTCAACTTCACCGGACTTTCCTACTCCGTTACCTTTGCCCATCTTCCCAAAATATCCGAAATAAAATCCCACACTCCATTCAGTGGACATAATCTGGTTTTGATTTCCAGAACAAAAGCTACTAAACTCACAAAACTGAACTTCTGCTTCCGTAACACATTTCCATGGAAGCATGGCTTGCATTCTTGGAAAAAGCCATGCTATTACTGGATTGTTCTGGCCATGCTAGAGGCTGTTTCTTTGGGGAGCTGCCTCATACTACAGAAAAGCTGAAGATCCCAGATGCTGCTGTCTGCCCATACTGGTGTTGTGAGTTGCATAACAAAATAAGTGGACAGGTAAAGGCTTCT
This genomic window from Pseudopipra pipra isolate bDixPip1 chromosome 9, bDixPip1.hap1, whole genome shotgun sequence contains:
- the ARHGAP29 gene encoding rho GTPase-activating protein 29 isoform X4 is translated as MLRQNGGSNKRGLGLARLSTSNFFTVSNSGNWGMGRSTKSSSLSSISSNSDCYDNPVVDPEYIMQLVNDVRKFADVLLYLKEAILSEENQDGLHQVVHERLGELLRVLKAVINKHQTLNSVDILSAAGTVIAKVKAVNFKEVNEENKRELFSEISSSIETLAFTFGNVVSDFLMGDVDNGSSLGLPVSRRSRSFENLSVESGGSLHERDDIQGHLRAEEVDSMLLRNDSGIESALSYAKALSKYIKDVVAWVEKKLSVELECSRNLAKMAETAKAIVGHQDYMPFQSIFINAFQNDIENNQLWQQTAAALQSNKFVQPLLGRKNELDRQRKDIKELWQREQKKMQELEAALRKAKLLYTQRQDEYEKAKSCTARAEEENLSSSGSFVKDVSKQLEKKRRLEEEALQKAEEANEHYKASMAEIEEKRNDLESFKSDVLTQLREIIYQCDLTLKAATVNLFQLQHAQVVSLPVNCQSLCESAKLYDPGQQYSEFVKSLPKDGVPMESGSLETQSSQVDGVFNKQSTNSVHTSHGNLSQCSGDFPVQTLDDVGSPIYRRSQKVREKRSSSNTDIQVRGPPPFRSWSVGNQSGGMCSDSESAGGSSESRSMDSPSASPGDFKRRLPRTPSTGTMSSADDLDEREPPSPSDCGLNDLTSETANSPGPFRNANMSKAAQTHKLRKLRAPSKCRECDSLVVFHGAECEECSLACHKKCLETLAIQCGHKKLHGRLHLFGVEFAQAAKNVPDGVPFIIKKCTSEIESRALNVKGIYRVNGAKLRVEKLCQAFENGKDLVELSELYAHDISNVLKLYLRQLPEPLILFRLYNEFIGLGKESQHINEEFDAKGSPKSKKRQSICIELNRIIIKIKDLLKQLPVPNYNTLQYLIGHLHRVTEQADENKMSASNLGIIFGPTLIRPRQTDATASLSSLVDYPYQARVVELLITYYEKIFDVSLKPLLSTSQSEETAVTVRVALSADEKEPQQQRKSFVAVKEQGILIAPSESRASETAALFLESNNSKNTKEHTDPCVTGDAVSPTSEKDNDPLNSLGEDSCKINLLSAKPNRQITKVPLRVPRTKAASRPVSLPVDRILPPCVLNERNSRNKGAVSSEKLGWSPTIEEVSEVKALPAGNTCCRFPCYDTQMLRKNWDKQYKQYDITARTAMIVTNVPQENRALESGTAGALSSSCSVGNNSANAILPSKPYSAVGSGRTATEENGPDVNPLAAFRAPRTLQPPPGTFYKPPSNKSKENGDGSSAKACAPTSASSVLHQDNTVKLARSSALPSGDPEQNTNEQKPSSEDSHPTDLKPAYQRLRPKRIQELEHREAHFV
- the ARHGAP29 gene encoding rho GTPase-activating protein 29 isoform X5: MLRQNGGSNKRGLGLARLSTSNFFTVSNSGNWGMGRSTKSSSLSSISSNSDCYDNPVVDPEYIMQLVNDVRKFADVLLYLKEAILSEENQDGLHQVVHERLGELLRVLKAVINKHQTLNSVDILSAAGTVIAKVKAVNFKEVNEENKRELFSEISSSIETLAFTFGNVVSDFLMGDVDNGSSLGLPVSRRSRSFENLSVESGGSLHERDDIQGHLRAEEVDSMLLRNDSGIESALSYAKALSKYIKDVVAWVEKKLSVELECSRNLAKMAETAKAIVGHQDYMPFQSIFINAFQNDIENNQLWQQTAAALQSNKFVQPLLGRKNELDRQRKDIKELWQREQKKMQELEAALRKAKLLYTQRQDEYEKAKSCTARAEEENLSSSGSFVKDVSKQLEKKRRLEEEALQKAEEANEHYKASMAEIEEKRNDLESFKSDVLTQLREIIYQCDLTLKAATVNLFQLQHAQVVSLPVNCQSLCESAKLYDPGQQYSEFVKSLPKDGVPMESGSLETQSSQVDGVFNKQSTNSVHTSHGNLSQCSGDFPVQTLDDVGSPIYRRSQKVREKRSSSNTDIQVRGPPPFRSWSVGNQSGGMCSDSESAGGSSESRSMDSPSASPGDFKRRLPRTPSTGTMSSADDLDEREPPSPSDCGLNDLTSETANSPGPFRNANMSKAAQTHKLRKLRAPSKCRECDSLVVFHGAECEECSLACHKKCLETLAIQCGHKKLHGRLHLFGVEFAQAAKNVPDGVPFIIKKCTSEIESRALNVKGIYRVNGAKLRVEKLCQAFENGKDLVELSELYAHDISNVLKLYLRQLPEPLILFRLYNEFIGLGKESQHINEEFDAKGSPKSKKRQSICIELNRIIIKIKDLLKQLPVPNYNTLQYLIGHLHRVTEQADENKMSASNLGIIFGPTLIRPRQTDATASLSSLVDYPYQARVVELLITYYEKIFDVSLKPLLSTSQSEETAVTVRVALSADEKEPQQQRKSFVAVKEGILIAPSESRASETAALFLESNNSKNTKEHTDPCVTGDAVSPTSEKDNDPLNSLGEDSCKINLLSAKPNRQITKVPLRVPRTKAASRPVSLPVDRILPPCVLNERNSRNKGAVSSEKLGWSPTIEEVSEVKALPAGNTCCRFPCYDTQMLRKNWDKQYKQYDITARTAMIVTNVPQENRALESGTAGALSSSCSVGNNSANAILPSKPYSAVGSGRTATEENGPDVNPLAAFRAPRTLQPPPGTFYKPPSNKSKENGDGSSAKACAPTSASSVLHQDNTVKLARSSALPSGDPEQNTNEQKPSSEDSHPTDLKPAYQRLRPKRIQELEHREAHFV
- the ARHGAP29 gene encoding rho GTPase-activating protein 29 isoform X3, which encodes MLRQNGGSNKRGLGLARLSTSNFFTVSNSGNWGMGRSTKSSSLSSISSNSDCYDNPVVDPEYIMQLVNDVRKFADVLLYLKEAILSEENQDGLHQVVHERLGELLRVLKAVINKHQTLNSVDILSAAGTVIAKVKAVNFKEVNEENKRELFSEISSSIETLAFTFGNVVSDFLMGDVDNGSSLGLPVSRRSRSFENLSVESGGSLHERDDIQGHLRAEEVDSMLLRNDSGIESALSYAKALSKYIKDVVAWVEKKLSVELECSRNLAKMAETAKAIVGHQDYMPFQSIFINAFQNDIENNQLWQQTAAALQSNKFVQPLLGRKNELDRQRKDIKELWQREQKKMQELEAALRKAKLLYTQRQDEYEKAKSCTARAEEENLSSSGSFVKDVSKQLEKKRRLEEEALQKAEEANEHYKASMAEIEEKRNDLESFKSDVLTQLREIIYQCDLTLKAATVNLFQLQHAQVVSLPVNCQSLCESAKLYDPGQQYSEFVKSLPKDGVPMESGSLETQSSQVDGVFNKQSTNSVHTSHGNLSQCSGDFPVQTLDDVGSPIYRRSQKVREKRSSSNTDIQAVRGPPPFRSWSVGNQSGGMCSDSESAGGSSESRSMDSPSASPGDFKRRLPRTPSTGTMSSADDLDEREPPSPSDCLNDLTSETANSPGPFRNANMSKAAQTHKLRKLRAPSKCRECDSLVVFHGAECEECSLACHKKCLETLAIQCGHKKLHGRLHLFGVEFAQAAKNVPDGVPFIIKKCTSEIESRALNVKGIYRVNGAKLRVEKLCQAFENGKDLVELSELYAHDISNVLKLYLRQLPEPLILFRLYNEFIGLGKESQHINEEFDAKGSPKSKKRQSICIELNRIIIKIKDLLKQLPVPNYNTLQYLIGHLHRVTEQADENKMSASNLGIIFGPTLIRPRQTDATASLSSLVDYPYQARVVELLITYYEKIFDVSLKPLLSTSQSEETAVTVRVALSADEKEPQQQRKSFVAVKEQGILIAPSESRASETAALFLESNNSKNTKEHTDPCVTGDAVSPTSEKDNDPLNSLGEDSCKINLLSAKPNRQITKVPLRVPRTKAASRPVSLPVDRILPPCVLNERNSRNKGAVSSEKLGWSPTIEEVSEVKALPAGNTCCRFPCYDTQMLRKNWDKQYKQYDITARTAMIVTNVPQENRALESGTAGALSSSCSVGNNSANAILPSKPYSAVGSGRTATEENGPDVNPLAAFRAPRTLQPPPGTFYKPPSNKSKENGDGSSAKACAPTSASSVLHQDNTVKLARSSALPSGDPEQNTNEQKPSSEDSHPTDLKPAYQRLRPKRIQELEHREAHFV